The following nucleotide sequence is from Salvia splendens isolate huo1 chromosome 2, SspV2, whole genome shotgun sequence.
CATTGCAAGAATCGGGCTTCGTTGAGAATCGTCAACACCCATGGAAAACCAACAAGAGGGAAGCTATACTTTGTTTGTGAGAGAAAAGATTGCCGTTTTTTAAGTGGTGTGAGCCAATCGACGAAGACGACGCCGTGACATCTGCAATGCCACTGCCGGAGACCAAAAGTGAGAGTTTCGGTTTGATTTTGTCATCAATCAAGGAGAATAATAGGGCAATAGAGAAATTACGTAATGTTGTGATTTTGTCATACACGTACCAACTCATTGCGAACTACGTTGGAATCGCCGGCGAAAAACGGGTTGAATCGCCGGCGAAATCTAGGGTACCAAGTGTAGATTGGAATTTATGGGCAGAAAGAACCCTAATCTATTCGAATGTTGTGAAGAGTTTAGGGAATGGAGAGTTTGTTCGAAGTGTGGCTGAAGGCTGCGTCGCTTCTCATTTGAGTCGaacgttttttttatttgcagGTTGAATATTTTAACGTATTTTACATTTTGCATTTTTAAGTTTTAGGTTAATTAGGTATTAGCCCTTAATAAAACATAGTTATAAATCATAATCCGGTCAAAATAGATTACAATGGCGTTGACTGTTAAATTCCGTCACATTTTAACCCTTCCGTCAATTTAGGACTAAATGtggtccgatttcaaatgtgagtggccgaataattcaaaagataatgtttttgatcaaaattataaaaaaaagccaaatgttagggaccattttgggactttagtcttaaTTTATTCGTATGGACTTATAATAACCAAGTTCCAAGTAtgtaggagtatataaataCCAAATCTCAATTCAAGGTGTGGTCGAGTGGCATGAGACTCGTCAATCCTTAATTATATGATCAGAGGATCCATCTTTGGGGGTATGGATAAAAGTccgaataagaaaaaaaatagaaagttcaGATATAAATTGCATCAACGGCAAAAGAACTAAAATGGACGACATTAGCACCTAGCTATATTTTATGTTGTCGCGTTATTATTAGTTTCAGAGTTTTACTTCTTCGTTTTTTCATCTCAgaattttttgtatttgtttAATTCTGTAATTGTTATTTTGGACTAACTACGTAcacttataatttaatttgagttagtacatagtactattataatttattacacATATAGGAGTATTATGTAATGCagttaaattcaaattaaatgtgCAGTTAGAATGTATGCACAGAATTCGaactaaattaatttttggGTGATAAAACATAACAGGTGAGTATTAATTTCTCTACCAATATAGAGAGGAAAGAATTTCAAAGCGAAAAGTCGTTGTCGGCGAACTGGGCTGCCTCTAGTTTATAACATGATGTCTCTCTCCAAATTCAATTGATATCATTCCAATTAATTCTTAATTTCGCCGTAGTACTACTGATAATTCATATTATAAGAGAATacatattcttatttttattataatattgtCGAATCTTCGATATTTCATTATAcatgtaaaaaatcatggattaaatatgcccagtcaatggattttgaccaaataataaatgtgacgagacatttaattttgtgaaattaaatgacatagcgtcgatctacattttacgtagataaatgtagtatattcactttctcaaatccgatttccggtgagtgtagtggattaaagttgggcataattagcttttaattaaagcttggagttggagcttagggaataattaactagtgttaattatcccacattggaggactaacacatattttaatgtgtttaaattaaatgactttatgttacttaataattatagtggaccaagatgggtgaaagagcgcacacgcgcgcgccgccgcctccgcccgCCCGAGCTCGTGCTCGCGGGAGCGGGCcgcgatctcgatcttggacttggacttggacttggaccaaactaatctttttagaccatcGCCGAGTCAGcagtccaagtggcttgacacatcgtcaagcgaggcacagtcacggctgccacataagaaatccacacgcgaaaggcacactcctgccacacgcctgtaaccgacgagcccgtgctcgctggcgcgggccgcgggccccgatcctgatcttggacttggaccaAACTAATCCTTTTAGACCATCGCCGAGTCAGcagtccaagtggcttgacacatcgtcaagcgaggcacagtcacggctgccacataagaaatccacacgcgaaaggcacactcctgccacaaaTCCGATTccgacgacggttacgaatctgtcatgatgagccttcaatggcttggttgaccctgcatggtggcttggcctataaataggctagccataccactgcattactacacacaaacaagcattctctgcattcaTAAGCGCTCTCCCCCTCTCTacattgtttttctgtcgaaagctctgccctctcctccatccaaatcgccggagctctgttgattgcggtgctgcttcaccagagacgtagccgttttacctttggggacgacacgccaaaccgagagcactaccggggcgtatcttgtcttgcgggaagaggcctcctcgactcggctaattcacggtttagttgtttcgattttccgttgtaattttaagttcagtttctccttttatattctttcttttgggttgtattacgcccgattgtatctcttgtaatctccagaaaccaacaatacaaaaataattagaGGAGTATTTGATTACAGTATTTACTTGAAAATGAATCAAACTATATAAAGAATAAAGATAGATCAGGCTGAGGTCGGTGCTGGTGCTGGTGCTAGGTGACAGCAATAACGCAGCGTCCGGGGCTTTTGCCGCTTGGAATGTAGGTGCACGGGTTGGCTCTCGATTCTGAGGCAGCCGGACTccataaatatcaataaaataagtaagatCACTACTGAAATATGAGTAGATTTACAACACCGATTAGGAGAAGCAGCCATTTCAAAGTGTGAAACTGTATTATGTTATGAATGTGCATGAGCATGATTATTATATATACAAGGCATTGAGTTTGATTTTGTTATAATATTAAAAGGGAGTAATGTGGTTGTTTGACTTGGGCGTCGCCGTTGGAACTTTGACAAATAGAGTATTATAGAAATATATTCAGAACACGGGAAATTGAATTTtatacataaaatttaaaatcagtTAGCAGAGAGATCATAGATGAAATAACCATTGCtttattatgtaatttgatTTTCCTGATGATAATTTACAAATTATTACTAACGTGAATCGCATGTTAGACATATcactataatattttaaatctcCCCCCGTTATATATTGATAGATTCTCGTTACTTGCACTGCAAATCATGTGAATTGTTAGACATCTCATTGTCATCGACTTTTGATTTGATACTACAAAATTAAATAGTGTGAAAATGACATTATAAAATACACACTAAAGTTTGATGTGCAATGACTTGCGGAAGCCAAGATGCCTACAACCGTTTTCCCATATCAAGTGAGAACTCAAGTTCCGGCATGGCATGAGTTCGTACAATCCTACATATAATTCTTTATGCTggagaatatatatttttggaaTAAATGAAATTCGtgctcaaaatggaaaaacaaatAGTACTAATTGCTTATTACGAAacaatatttatttcattttcgaaTTAGGCCTtgctaatatttatatatacttaAAGAAATTAAGTTTAAGGAAGAAATTAAAGACACATAGACTTGGATGTTTTATATCATACCTTTGACTTGATATTATTTTTCCAAGCATGTTTGTTGTGACGCAGCGGTGGTATTGTTCCATATATAAGCAAGATTATCTATTTGTTTGAAAAGTAAAAACACGTTTGGTAGACTTTAAACACTATTTTATCAAATCTGTATGAAGCAGACTGATTGGAAAGCAGTGGAAAATGAGACTTGCGTATAAACAAACGCTCCCAGAGCTCCTCCTGCAGACCTTGATACTAGCCTAACACGTGCTTTATCTTTTCCTATATCCTTCACTTGCAGCCAAAAAGAATCTTACTTATTCAGCTTATATACTTCCATTTTACAATAAAAATGTCATATTGTACTAATGGAGATTACTAACACCACAGACCTTTATTTATCTACAAGCAGTAAGGTTCGTCACATAGAGTATGAACGATCAAAATTTGGGAAAAATTATATGATGCCACCTACTCATTTAGAATAACTGGAATATATGAGATCCAACCTCAGCCTCAAACAAGGCATTCTGTTTCTCTTTAGAAGGGAAGAATGCCTGCAGCTGCTTCAACCTGAGCAGATACGGATCCTCGTGCTACGGCTAAAGGTCTTGAGGAAGTTTACAATTCTTCCATTTCTCATTTCACTTTTCCAGGTCATGGGATGTTGATACTTGGAGAAAGGAGTACCTGATTCCAGAGacatttttattgtaatttagCAAGAAAATAGTTAAGTATGATCAATAATATAGTCAGTCACATTGTACTACTTGGAATCATCACATTACCCAATTATCAGCCGAGGAAATTAATATTCATTGAGATATATGTCAAAATTCATAGAACTGCATACCTTTCTCTTAGTTAGCAGTTACTGATTTATCCAGAATGACCGGTTTCTACACAAGTCCGAGAGGCCACCAATAAATCCAATTTTACCAACCAAAGAGCAATTGCAGAATATGTTTGCGGCAAGGCTGAAAATTTGGAAATTATTTCATCTGCGGTGTAATAGGAATCTGTAGCACTGGTTTGGTAAAGCCAGTCTTCATTGATGGCATTTACGAAGTCAGCGAGGACCTAAATTATGGGAAAAAGGAAATTTTGAAGTCCAACGAATCTGACTGCTGatctcaaattaaataaatgaaacaaGGGAAGAATCTACATTAAGTACCTGCAGAAACTCTCTTAAACTGGAGACTCGTCGCAGCCTATTGACCCACAAATTATGAGCAGACTTTTTCCAAGACCCCATCAACGCATCTTCTGGAATAGCCGACTGCAATAAGTTGAATACATTCaaagattaattaaataagtcATTATGATGTGAGTCCAAAAACAGGAAGTTTCATCTATCAATGGGATGACCAGCCTTTTTAAATTCTTCACCCATCTAAACAAAATCTTTGAGTTTATTATCcatgagaaaaaaaagtaacatAATAAATTTAGATATAAAATGTGATCGGTTGTGCAAGCATTCCGACAAGGGAAGTGATGTTAACCAGTCTAATATGCATATGAACATATGCAATATATATGACATCAGTTGGCACAAAAGCCCTTGGGAAACTAGCATGAGGAGAACTTATTTTTAGATTTGTACTAATGCACCtaaaatgcaaccacaaggTATGAACAGAAAACCTTTTTTTTCATGGCAACCCACCTCAATTGCATAGATTGCAGCTTTAAGTGTCTGCAGTTGGGAAGGTAGAGCTTTCAGCCTTCGGCATTTTTTTACATCAATCTTTGCCTGGCAAGTTGCTGTATGAATAGCATATCTTTCCTCTAAATCAAAATCAAGCTCAAATGTCACATGACAGAATCTACAGTGCTTTTCGTCTCTCCAGTAGAGGTCCTGACATCGATCACATCTTCTGAGTGAGTCAACATATGCCTTCTGGCCATTTTTAACGCTGTTGAGTTCTGAGTAAAATGACTTCCATATCCAGGCATCAAAAACTTGTGAATCGTCGGAGTTTTCAACTAGCTTTTCTCCTTTCTTCCCAGCTTCTACAGCTGCAGTGCCAATAGAAGCAGGAAGTTCATTTTGCATTTCTCCCAAGCTCGAGCGGTTGTCTACGTCCGACACTGGTGAGGAGCTATCTTCCCTACATGTATTTAATTCAGACTGGGGCGGTTGACTATTTCCACTATCAGTTGGTGCACTGGACATTGTTTGGTTCAGAATTGCTTCTCGTTTTTCCAGTGAAGCTAGAAGGCGAGCTTCCCGGGCACCCCTTTGATCCAAATTAGACAACAAAGAACACAAAGCCTACAAAAGAGAAGGGTAATGAGTTAATACCATGATGATGCTAATGGTGGACTGATGTATTTAAGGGAAGTCATTTGTAAACCTCTTTAGTGTCGATCATCTCCCAGTGGCCGTCTTCTGAAGACTCAAAGTAAATCCTCCTGTGTCCAGGATCAAATTCATCACAAGGGCCCAAGAACATCCAGTATCTATTGTACCTACGATCAGAGCCAAGGTAGATACACTGCATAGGATGTAAAAATTCTTCTGCTTCCATTTTGTCTGcaatgtttttcatgtttgcATGGTTCCCCATGCCAACAATCTTTGACATAAGAACCAAGGAATCAATTGGTTCTGATGTACTTATGTCAAGTCCACTGGATCTTTGCAAATCACAAGTTCCCAAAGGAACGGGCTTCACCATTGATCTCTTTATTTTAGCACCAGAACCAAAGTGAGTGATGTTTGGAGGACATTCTGCACTTGTGGTCAAGGGGTCCTGGAATTATATCCAAATGAAACATCGATAAGTAGAATATATAAAAGATGCAACAATGACTAGTTTATAACAAGCAGGAGGCCAAATATTATTGCCCCATCTATAAGACTATAACCCCAGGCAAGAATATAAAGAGTACATAAACTGACAAGAATATCACAAGGCatgtaatgatttttttttttgagtaaTGCATGTGATTTTTATTATAAGTTTCATAAGCCTGCTCTTCTGAGGGGGACAGCTACTAAAAAAGGCAGACGAAAATGGAAGTCCTCCTATGCCCCTGGTAATTAAGGACAGCTTCATAAAAGATGTACAAGAATAATTACACAATAAAAGGGCCTACCTCCATTCTGATGCTGGATCCAGCACGAATTAGATCAACCAATGCTGTTAAGGCATTGAGCTTCTCTTCGATGCTTAAGTCTGAGTATTCACCTTCCATCAGTCCTAATAGCCACATTTCTCCAGGATGGCTCTCATCAATCTCATTGTATACAGTCAAAATGTGACTGTTTGATTTACTAACATCACTTTTGGAGAGACTGGTATCCCTAGACTCGCATTCAGAATCATTTGCATCATTTCCACCAGTAACTTCAGAAACATCATCTCCGCACCCTAAATCCTCAGAATCAGATCGAAAATCTAGAGATTCTTTTTCAACAGTGTGGATCTGTAAACGATATCTAGACTGGGAGATCTTTTCATACAGCGTTATATCACTGGAGAGAGCAGAGATGATCAAATTCTCCAAGTCTTGGACTGTATCCGTGAGGTTTAAATCAACAATCTACACCGGAAAAAGGAAACTCACTAAGTTCTACCATTAAATATCTGAAGTTGCTGTACATTCCTTCTTTTTTACCAGTAGGATGCTGCAAAGCATTTTGTATATGATAAGAACTTACACTTGACGATTTAGCCAACTCGGAGACTTCCAAACCATAATTTCCTTGGGTCAACAAAATACTGAATAATTCTGCCTTCAATGTCCCAGGATTTAAGCCATACTTATCCATGACATTGCATTCCTAGAAAACAAGTAACAAACACAATAAATTGTTGCATTACATTATGTCCTTACCAACTGGATTGGCCATGGATCTCACTAACAAAATACAAGCTGTAAAAGCTAGGATTCCCTTGCACTAGGAACAGTAGCTCTTCTTACTAACTATAAGATTCATTACACATTCTGTACATGGGTTTTAATGTCTCATACTctgaaacagaaaaaaaaaatggggATTCCCCTGCTGTTATCTTTTGAGTTTCGGTAGAATAAAACTAGATGAATGACATGAGAGATCACAAAACAGAAACAAAATCATGTTTATTAGGGAATTGAATACCTTTATGCATGCTGCTTTTCTTGTCATATTAAGCTTAGAACCAAAACCAGCTGCAGTCAACACCTGACATAA
It contains:
- the LOC121792373 gene encoding homeobox-DDT domain protein RLT3-like isoform X2, whose protein sequence is MQEVHLKGPRRSHLEENRHHKRRKVSLHTMSDYDTCCEGSPHAQSHGMGKGPMNAHGGPVKKYGMGKGLMTKDSVRRHKYGIGKGLMSSRDFEHGSCSSGNVIQKKKKRAKPHESILKKLANRERAKRKASLRYRKVEPQKIQKRKKPHKDRCELALENAKCLENTEFAMLLDDEELELRELQEGPNPLSCSAHLTTSGSHGCSLCKDLLAKFPPSSVTMKLPLSIQPWASSPELVNKLFKVFHFISTYAATIGTHSFTIDEFARSFHDKDSLLIGLLHVALLRLLFSDIDKEICRGFFSHASKNGKYLELIHSLERHGVVLEFWQKSLNLLTWIEILCQVLTAAGFGSKLNMTRKAACIKECNVMDKYGLNPGTLKAELFSILLTQGNYGLEVSELAKSSSIVDLNLTDTVQDLENLIISALSSDITLYEKISQSRYRLQIHTVEKESLDFRSDSEDLGCGDDVSEVTGGNDANDSECESRDTSLSKSDVSKSNSHILTVYNEIDESHPGEMWLLGLMEGEYSDLSIEEKLNALTALVDLIRAGSSIRMEDPLTTSAECPPNITHFGSGAKIKRSMVKPVPLGTCDLQRSSGLDISTSEPIDSLVLMSKIVGMGNHANMKNIADKMEAEEFLHPMQCIYLGSDRRYNRYWMFLGPCDEFDPGHRRIYFESSEDGHWEMIDTKEALCSLLSNLDQRGAREARLLASLEKREAILNQTMSSAPTDSGNSQPPQSELNTCREDSSSPVSDVDNRSSLGEMQNELPASIGTAAVEAGKKGEKLVENSDDSQVFDAWIWKSFYSELNSVKNGQKAYVDSLRRCDRCQDLYWRDEKHCRFCHVTFELDFDLEERYAIHTATCQAKIDVKKCRRLKALPSQLQTLKAAIYAIESAIPEDALMGSWKKSAHNLWVNRLRRVSSLREFLQVLADFVNAINEDWLYQTSATDSYYTADEIISKFSALPQTYSAIALWLVKLDLLVASRTCVETGHSG
- the LOC121792373 gene encoding homeobox-DDT domain protein RLT3-like isoform X1, whose protein sequence is MANKKGRKNQQRCNQEFRNGGGIHNTRSRAADQKRKSKPNQQIFMNEDDYRHRLQEVLYTPEVIFAKIFRKDGPPLGDEFDPLPSNAFPGGPRRSHLEENRHHKRRKVSLHTMSDYDTCCEGSPHAQSHGMGKGPMNAHGGPVKKYGMGKGLMTKDSVRRHKYGIGKGLMSSRDFEHGSCSSGNVIQKKKKRAKPHESILKKLANRERAKRKASLRYRKVEPQKIQKRKKPHKDRCELALENAKCLENTEFAMLLDDEELELRELQEGPNPLSCSAHLTTSGSHGCSLCKDLLAKFPPSSVTMKLPLSIQPWASSPELVNKLFKVFHFISTYAATIGTHSFTIDEFARSFHDKDSLLIGLLHVALLRLLFSDIDKEICRGFFSHASKNGKYLELIHSLERHGVVLEFWQKSLNLLTWIEILCQVLTAAGFGSKLNMTRKAACIKECNVMDKYGLNPGTLKAELFSILLTQGNYGLEVSELAKSSSIVDLNLTDTVQDLENLIISALSSDITLYEKISQSRYRLQIHTVEKESLDFRSDSEDLGCGDDVSEVTGGNDANDSECESRDTSLSKSDVSKSNSHILTVYNEIDESHPGEMWLLGLMEGEYSDLSIEEKLNALTALVDLIRAGSSIRMEDPLTTSAECPPNITHFGSGAKIKRSMVKPVPLGTCDLQRSSGLDISTSEPIDSLVLMSKIVGMGNHANMKNIADKMEAEEFLHPMQCIYLGSDRRYNRYWMFLGPCDEFDPGHRRIYFESSEDGHWEMIDTKEALCSLLSNLDQRGAREARLLASLEKREAILNQTMSSAPTDSGNSQPPQSELNTCREDSSSPVSDVDNRSSLGEMQNELPASIGTAAVEAGKKGEKLVENSDDSQVFDAWIWKSFYSELNSVKNGQKAYVDSLRRCDRCQDLYWRDEKHCRFCHVTFELDFDLEERYAIHTATCQAKIDVKKCRRLKALPSQLQTLKAAIYAIESAIPEDALMGSWKKSAHNLWVNRLRRVSSLREFLQVLADFVNAINEDWLYQTSATDSYYTADEIISKFSALPQTYSAIALWLVKLDLLVASRTCVETGHSG